In one window of Kitasatospora sp. MMS16-BH015 DNA:
- a CDS encoding SigE family RNA polymerase sigma factor → MSRSHAAREAEYLEFATARTGQLYRSACLLTSGDTHLAEDLVQETLGKMYVLWHRTSWLSAGSRIDNPAAYAHTVLVRAFLSHQRRRSAGERPAGELPDLAGRETDPALRVTMIDALAQLSPQDRAVLILRYWEDRSVEETAEVLGARVGTVRTRSFRALARLRGLLGDSLPDFATR, encoded by the coding sequence GTGTCGAGGAGCCATGCGGCGCGCGAGGCCGAGTACCTGGAGTTCGCCACCGCGCGCACCGGACAGCTCTACCGCTCGGCCTGCCTGCTCACCAGCGGGGACACCCACCTCGCCGAGGACCTGGTGCAGGAGACGCTCGGAAAGATGTACGTGCTCTGGCACCGCACCTCCTGGCTCTCCGCCGGCAGCCGGATCGACAACCCGGCCGCGTACGCGCACACCGTACTGGTCCGCGCCTTCCTCTCCCATCAGCGCCGCCGCAGCGCGGGCGAACGCCCGGCCGGCGAATTGCCGGACCTGGCCGGCCGTGAGACCGACCCCGCCCTGCGGGTGACCATGATCGACGCCCTGGCGCAGCTCTCGCCGCAGGACCGCGCGGTGCTGATCCTCCGTTACTGGGAGGACCGCAGCGTGGAGGAGACCGCCGAGGTGCTGGGGGCCAGGGTGGGCACCGTCCGCACCCGCAGCTTCCGCGCGCTGGCCCGACTGCGCGGCCTGCTGGGCGACTCCCTGCCCGACTTCGCCACCCGCTGA